One region of Solanum pennellii chromosome 6, SPENNV200 genomic DNA includes:
- the LOC107021097 gene encoding KH domain-containing protein At3g08620-like, with protein MSNLYNHNLNFSPARAVSPHIRTNQDVDSQYLTELLAERQKLGPFTQVLPICSRLLNQEILRLSGMIPNQVLSDYDRLQRGSPSPVGSIDMMQHVGGKGLGGWNGNGWNAFQEQRLGGPQGRPIDWQASPGSPSSFVVKRVLRLDIPVDRYPNFNFVGRLLGPRGNSLKRVEASTGCRVFIRGKGSIKDAEKEESLRGLPGYEHLNEPLHVLLEAELPINIVDVRMKQASQIIEELLRPVDESQDLYKRQQLRELALLNNNFREESPQPRGSLSPFSSSGMKRAKTGW; from the exons ATGTCTAATCTGTATAATCACAACTTGAATTTCTCACCTGCAAGAGCTGTCTCTCCTCATATAAGAACCAACCAAGATGTTGATAG TCAGTACTTGACAGAGCTGTTAGCAGAAAGGCAGAAGCTTGGACCCTTTACACAAGTTCTTCCAATCTGCAGCCGACTCTTGAATCAAG AAATACTTAGACTTTCTGGAATGATTCCCAATCAAGTACTCAGTGACTATGACAGACTACAACGTGGAAGCCCTAGTCCTGTGGGTTCAATTGACATGATGCAACATGTTGGAGGAAAAGGTTTAGGTGGCTGGAATGGGAATGGATGGAACGCCTTTCAAGAG CAAAGATTAGGCGGACCACAGGGAAGGCCCATTGACTGGCAAGCTTCACCAGGGAGTCCAAGTTCATTTGTTGTGAAGCGGGTGTTGCGCTTGGATATACCTGTGGACAGATATCCGAAT TTCAACTTTGTTGGACGGCTTTTAGGTCCTCGAGGTAATTCTCTGAAGCGAGTGGAAGCATCTACTGGATGTCGCGTATTTATCAGAGGAAAGGGTTCAATAAAAGATGCTGAAAAA GAAGAGAGTCTGAGAGGTCTTCCAGGTTATGAGCACCTCAATGAGCCACTGCATGTTCTACTTGAGGCAGAATTACCCATCAATATAGTGGATGTACGAATGAAACAAGCTAGCCAAATTATTGAAGAGTTGCTCAGACCTGTG GATGAGTCGCAGGACTTATATAAAAGGCAACAGCTTAGAGAGCTTGCTTTGCTGAACAACAATTTTAGAGAAGAGAGCCCCCAACCAAGGGGTAGTCTATCTCCTTTTAGTTCAAGCGGGATGAAACGCGCAAAAACTGGTTGGTGA
- the LOC107022517 gene encoding probable protein phosphatase 2C 51 yields the protein MKRLIIYGFFFACIVGFLMNNKPEPEEQIVVTNTTMSSISAQNCHFCIDPRKKIIPRGSRDVLVANVGDSKAFICSGKLAKELTEDHNADRLDERARVEASGGKFTFYTNYVPLLNGHFPMTRAIGDVTSKSVGIIATPEVTDWLNLTSKDEFLVVASDGIFESLSTKKVCEFLYEAEDHSDLTALSQQIVQKAFLEGSTENLSVVLVPL from the exons ATGAAGCGTTTAATCATATATGGATTTTTCTTCGCTTGCATTGTTGGATTTTTGATGAACAATAAGCCTGAACCTGAAGAACAAATTGTTGTTACAAATACAACAATGTCGTCAATTTCAGCTCAAAATTGTCACTTTTGCATCGATCCAAGGAAGAAGATCATACCAAGAGGATCGCGTGAC GTATTAGTTGCAAATGTTGGGGATTCGAAGGCGTTTATTTGCTCTGGGAAATTGGCGAAGGAATTGACAGAAGATCATAATGCAGACAGATTGGACGAGAGAGCTAGGGTTGAAGCTTCTGGAGGTAAATTCACATTTTACACCAATTATGTTCCTCTTCTCAATGGCCATTTTCCGATGACTCGAGCTATTGGTGATGTTACTTCGAAAAGTGTTGGAATCATAGCTACTCCAGAAGTGACTGATTGGCTTAATTTAACatcaaaagatgagtttttgGTTGTGGCATCTGATGGAATATTTGAAAGCTTAAGTACCAAAAAAGTTTGTGAGTTTTTATATGAAGCAGAGGACCATTCAGATTTAACAGCATTGTCTCAACAAATTGTTCAAAAAGCATTTTTAGAAGGCAGCACTGAGAATTTATCAGTTGTTTTGGTTCCCTTATGA